In the genome of Tannockella kyphosi, one region contains:
- a CDS encoding DHH family phosphoesterase, with protein MYKKIIDKIECYENIVIYRHVLPDYDAFGSQLGLYFALKETYPNKNISVDGVFTSDLLEQYATGFKRELPDFSQPVLGIVTDTANSGRIDGESYLLCKEIIKIDHHEVVDSYGVINLEDPSASSCCQMIGHMIKENNHIIKAPICSLNAIFLGVIGDSNRFMYRGTGVQTFEVASFLVENGVEMEPLYNKMYMRQEKDLRVQGYILSNYQTFGKVAYYILRQDNLEELGISREKGSDFVNCLAGIEQYNVWMAITQNVADNNWRVSIRSRGVVVNEIAGLYNGGGHKFASGAKLDTIDQLEGLLEKLEEQANV; from the coding sequence ATGTATAAAAAAATTATTGATAAAATAGAATGTTATGAAAATATTGTCATTTATCGTCATGTTTTACCTGATTATGATGCTTTTGGAAGTCAATTAGGATTGTATTTTGCACTTAAAGAAACGTATCCTAATAAAAATATTAGTGTTGATGGTGTTTTTACAAGTGATTTGTTAGAACAGTATGCTACTGGATTTAAGAGAGAGTTACCTGATTTTAGTCAACCTGTTTTAGGTATTGTTACGGATACTGCTAATAGTGGAAGAATTGATGGAGAAAGTTATTTATTATGTAAAGAAATTATTAAAATAGATCATCATGAAGTTGTTGATAGTTATGGAGTTATTAATTTAGAGGATCCGAGTGCTTCTAGTTGTTGTCAAATGATTGGTCATATGATAAAAGAAAATAATCATATTATTAAGGCACCTATTTGTAGTTTGAATGCAATTTTTTTAGGGGTTATTGGTGATAGTAATCGTTTTATGTATCGAGGAACAGGTGTGCAAACTTTTGAGGTTGCTAGTTTTTTGGTTGAAAATGGTGTGGAAATGGAACCACTTTATAATAAGATGTATATGCGTCAAGAAAAGGATTTAAGAGTTCAGGGGTATATTTTAAGTAATTATCAAACGTTTGGTAAAGTGGCTTATTATATCTTAAGACAGGATAATTTAGAAGAATTAGGTATTAGTAGAGAAAAAGGATCTGATTTTGTAAACTGTTTAGCTGGAATTGAACAATATAATGTTTGGATGGCAATCACACAAAATGTAGCTGATAATAATTGGCGTGTAAGTATCCGTAGTCGTGGTGTTGTTGTAAATGAAATTGCCGGATTGTATAATGGCGGTGGACATAAGTTTGCTAGTGGAGCTAAATTAGATACAATTGATCAATTAGAAGGATTGTTAGAAAAATTGGAGGAACAAGCAAATGTTTAA
- a CDS encoding CvpA family protein, which yields MFKMLFNLFKDANNNGENPFGSSEEKAPVLKPVAVWKIILGLLIFAMIAEYFMLIPITLQSPQFVFNLILLLVAFVFLNITFCKGTELLTKITVGVIATLGFYLVVGNIISLPIFHASDYQEQLYLDYDADFYEDNQTISYESIPVVDRDSATVLGDRKMGEIVDYVSQFEVSDDYNQINYMDTPYRVTPLEYADLIKWYTNKDEGLPAYITVDMVSQESSVVVLEEGMKYSESDLFGRNIYRYLRVNYPTLMFEDLMFEINEDGIPYYIAPVYEYEIGIFGGEDIVGAVLVNAVTGENQYYELMDVPTWVDNVYPTDLVATQLDNWGKYASGYLNAIFTQKGVLQQTDGYNYIALDGDVYYYTGLTSVSDDASNVGFALINMRTKEAKYYDISGAEEYSAMSSAEGQVQHLGYSATFPILVNAGGVPTYFLSLKDDAGLVKQYAFVSVENYQIVATGESVASAEAAYYQLLIDNGKNVEEEYELVELTGTIASLNEAVVSGNSTYYFTIEGSDTIYIADISLSDYLPLVKVGDVVCFEFVESDDSSEILSTFSVE from the coding sequence ATGTTTAAGATGTTATTTAATTTATTTAAGGATGCTAATAACAATGGGGAAAATCCTTTTGGGAGTAGTGAAGAAAAAGCACCTGTTTTAAAACCAGTTGCTGTTTGGAAAATTATTTTAGGATTACTTATTTTTGCAATGATTGCAGAATATTTTATGTTAATACCTATTACGTTACAGTCACCACAGTTTGTTTTTAATCTTATTTTATTATTAGTTGCATTTGTATTTTTAAATATTACTTTTTGTAAAGGTACTGAGTTATTAACAAAAATAACGGTAGGTGTAATAGCAACTTTAGGATTTTATTTAGTAGTAGGAAATATAATTAGTTTACCAATATTCCATGCTAGTGATTATCAAGAACAATTATATTTAGATTATGATGCAGACTTTTATGAAGACAACCAAACTATTTCCTATGAATCAATTCCTGTTGTTGATCGTGATAGTGCAACAGTTTTAGGAGATCGTAAAATGGGAGAGATAGTTGATTATGTTTCTCAGTTTGAAGTTTCTGATGATTATAATCAAATTAACTATATGGATACACCTTATCGTGTAACTCCTTTAGAATATGCTGATTTAATTAAATGGTATACTAATAAAGATGAAGGATTACCTGCTTATATTACAGTAGATATGGTTAGCCAAGAATCTTCTGTTGTTGTGTTAGAAGAGGGAATGAAATATTCTGAATCAGATTTATTTGGGCGTAATATTTATCGTTACTTACGTGTTAATTATCCTACTCTTATGTTTGAAGATTTAATGTTTGAAATTAATGAGGATGGAATTCCTTATTATATTGCTCCTGTTTATGAATATGAAATTGGTATTTTTGGAGGAGAAGATATTGTTGGTGCAGTTTTAGTTAATGCTGTTACTGGAGAAAATCAGTATTATGAGTTAATGGATGTCCCAACATGGGTTGATAATGTTTATCCAACTGATTTAGTGGCAACACAACTTGATAATTGGGGTAAATATGCTAGTGGGTATTTAAATGCTATATTCACTCAAAAAGGTGTGTTACAACAAACAGATGGATATAATTATATTGCTTTAGATGGTGATGTTTACTATTATACTGGATTAACTTCTGTATCTGATGATGCTTCGAATGTTGGTTTTGCATTAATTAACATGCGTACAAAAGAAGCAAAGTATTATGATATATCGGGAGCTGAAGAATATTCAGCGATGTCTTCTGCTGAAGGCCAGGTTCAACATTTAGGTTATTCTGCTACCTTCCCAATATTAGTAAATGCAGGTGGTGTTCCAACATATTTCTTATCACTAAAAGATGATGCTGGATTGGTTAAACAATATGCTTTTGTAAGTGTAGAAAATTACCAAATTGTAGCAACTGGTGAAAGTGTAGCATCTGCTGAAGCAGCATATTATCAGTTATTAATTGATAATGGAAAAAATGTCGAAGAAGAATATGAATTAGTTGAATTAACAGGTACGATTGCTTCACTAAATGAAGCAGTAGTTAGTGGAAATAGTACTTACTATTTTACGATAGAGGGTAGTGATACTATTTATATAGCTGATATTTCGTTATCTGATTACTTACCTTTAGTGAAGGTGGGAGATGTTGTTTGTTTTGAATTTGTGGAAAGTGATGATAGTAGTGAGATTCTATCTACTTTTAGTGTTGAATAA
- a CDS encoding xanthine phosphoribosyltransferase, with translation MKKLEDKIISDGSVILPNIVKVDSFLNHQIDTALSKDIAEEFKSYYNNKKVTKVVTIEASGIAIALATAHAFDNVPVVFAKKGTSKIMNDTMYTSPVHSFTKNVDYLACIKKEFLTSDDHVLLVDDFLANGQAMLGLIDLCKQAGATISGIGIVIEKGFQDGRALLEKEGYEVCSLAIIDEINENGIVFK, from the coding sequence ATGAAAAAATTAGAAGATAAAATTATAAGTGATGGTAGTGTTATTTTACCAAATATAGTAAAGGTAGATAGTTTCTTAAATCATCAAATAGACACTGCTCTTAGCAAAGATATCGCAGAAGAGTTCAAAAGTTATTATAACAATAAAAAGGTTACGAAAGTAGTAACGATAGAAGCATCTGGTATTGCTATTGCATTAGCAACAGCACATGCTTTTGACAATGTTCCAGTAGTTTTTGCTAAAAAAGGAACTAGTAAAATAATGAATGATACAATGTATACTTCACCTGTGCATTCTTTTACTAAAAATGTTGATTATTTAGCATGTATCAAAAAAGAATTTTTAACTAGTGATGATCATGTTTTATTGGTAGATGATTTTCTTGCAAATGGACAAGCAATGTTAGGTTTAATTGATTTATGTAAACAAGCAGGTGCTACTATTAGTGGGATAGGGATTGTAATTGAAAAAGGATTCCAAGATGGTAGAGCACTGTTAGAAAAAGAAGGATATGAAGTTTGTTCATTAGCGATTATAGATGAAATTAATGAAAATGGTATTGTTTTCAAGTAG
- a CDS encoding HAMP domain-containing sensor histidine kinase, translated as MKSVYGKLIGGFLITILFSFSVAGYIALENNVELITQNAYEELISSNEFVVEMVEVLGVGQSMDLLIDYADASQFEIYISDDDGTMLRFGTHLTHNDIDLDEIDAGNGTLTFNDNVVSYGNVYMIDGKTVYIVSFKDISYDRSAFLDSALLILGCVFLSGSVIFLAIADFIVKPITRLTNATNELSKGNYHVRVNYSGDDEISKLNQGFNRMAVQLSKHEETRQKFISDISHEFQTPLTAIQGFSKILRDEELPKAQREKYADIIFFHSKRLSTLSKNMLQLTLLDNDDATLELMHYSIIDQLNRVISTYENTASTKNIEIVFEKNKKDVEIYGDEARLEQVWINLLSNAIKYTGENGLITISARRAGKDVEVKIEDTGSGMSNENISHIFKRFYREDRSRSVEGNGLGLAIVKSIVDLHQGNIDVISEVDVGSTFVVKIPCDKQNKIIDKLTLK; from the coding sequence ATGAAGTCTGTTTATGGAAAGTTAATAGGTGGTTTTTTAATTACTATCTTATTTAGTTTTTCAGTAGCTGGATATATTGCATTAGAAAATAATGTCGAATTAATTACACAAAATGCATATGAAGAATTAATTTCTTCTAATGAGTTTGTGGTTGAAATGGTAGAAGTATTAGGAGTAGGACAAAGTATGGATTTGTTAATTGATTATGCAGATGCTAGTCAATTTGAAATTTATATTTCTGATGATGATGGAACGATGCTTCGTTTTGGTACTCATTTAACTCATAATGATATTGATCTTGATGAAATTGATGCTGGTAATGGGACGTTAACATTTAATGATAATGTGGTTTCTTATGGAAATGTATACATGATAGATGGTAAAACTGTTTATATCGTATCTTTTAAAGATATTAGTTATGATCGAAGTGCTTTTTTAGACTCAGCTCTGTTAATTCTAGGATGTGTCTTTTTATCAGGTAGTGTTATCTTTCTAGCAATAGCTGATTTTATTGTAAAACCAATTACTAGATTAACCAATGCAACCAATGAGTTATCAAAGGGGAATTATCATGTTCGTGTAAATTATTCTGGAGATGATGAAATATCGAAACTGAATCAAGGATTCAATCGAATGGCTGTACAGTTATCAAAACATGAAGAAACAAGACAGAAATTCATTTCTGATATTTCTCATGAGTTTCAAACTCCTTTAACTGCAATCCAAGGATTCTCAAAAATATTAAGAGATGAAGAATTACCAAAAGCACAAAGAGAGAAATATGCTGATATTATATTCTTTCATAGTAAACGTTTATCAACGTTATCAAAGAATATGTTACAACTAACGTTGTTAGATAATGATGATGCTACTTTAGAATTAATGCATTATTCTATTATAGATCAACTTAATCGAGTGATTTCTACTTATGAAAATACAGCTTCAACTAAAAATATTGAAATTGTTTTTGAGAAAAATAAAAAAGATGTGGAAATATATGGTGATGAAGCAAGATTGGAACAAGTATGGATTAATCTTCTTTCAAATGCTATTAAGTATACAGGGGAAAATGGACTGATTACAATTAGTGCAAGAAGAGCAGGAAAAGATGTTGAGGTAAAAATAGAAGACACTGGAAGTGGAATGTCTAATGAAAATATTTCACATATCTTTAAGCGATTCTATCGTGAAGATCGTTCACGTAGTGTCGAAGGAAATGGTTTAGGCTTAGCAATTGTAAAATCAATTGTAGACTTACACCAAGGGAATATTGATGTTATTAGTGAAGTAGATGTTGGTTCTACTTTTGTAGTGAAAATTCCTTGTGATAAACAAAATAAAATAATCGATAAATTAACTTTAAAATAG
- a CDS encoding AAA family ATPase — translation MYLKKIELHGFKSFADKVHVEFQPGITGVVGPNGCGKSNISDAVRWVLGEQSVKSLRGSNMSDVIFAGSQDRKAQSLAEVTLVFDNSDKFMQIEYDEVEITRRIYRLNNEAEYLINRQPCRLKDIVDLIMDTGLGKDSLSIISQGNISSFADCKPDERRAIFEDAAGVSKYKKRKLESIRKLERTTENLERIGDIVHELEKQIGPLEKQKIKAEKYLTLKEELTSVEVSVLVCEIQKIKELLDELSLKIKEFNEQRTTIEAGLFLQETNNDEIKKKMFALDSEIHGLQTQLMEAMTNVSNLESAKIEVDQKRKFLMENASEDVLHEKIAQLKDVLSESLQEYNDRYERSQETQKDIQELMKKQTTLNEQLNEDKSFVESTVAIIQRKKSKKEMLLEELESRSNLNHGVRTIVEYAKRNKDIIGVLEDLVIANEGYEQAIATSLGNAVQFIVTSTDIAARSAISYLHDNKAGRATFLPMDVMEPRSVRQEHLLVCTNMNGYLGIASDFVKSNKKIGNIIENQLGNIIVCDTLENANSISKALFGRYKIVALNGDVVNVGGSMTGGSYKKSNSNFTKKRELENLQDDLVIYEKKLVEKRNEINELENSFKEISHDLLQKQISYGQLEVVVQRKKEKLVSIKSEYESLTDQKLELENFTSGKVESKLIQDLNEAIKLRDNLNEEIKSKRLLRMSYVEQSEVLEQELKNGRKQLNQIQGDLTKETIDATKQEVILENHLVRLNNEYRMTYEFAYESYVALENLEEAKEIVMTLRHQMDELGHVNLDAIEEYQNVFERYESMNNQRLDLLQAQDKILEAIKEMDEIMVEKFSSTFEKINIEFNTVFRSLFGGGKAEIRYSDPTNILETGIDIDVQPPGKAVQNISLFSGGEKALIAISCLFAILRVRPVPLCILDEVEAALDIANVERFAKYLREFSSTTQFIVVTHREGMMQECDVLYGATMQQKGVTKLVSVKIDEAIDLTDA, via the coding sequence ATGTATCTAAAGAAAATTGAATTACATGGATTTAAATCATTTGCTGATAAGGTTCATGTAGAATTTCAACCAGGAATTACAGGAGTAGTAGGTCCTAATGGTTGTGGAAAATCGAATATAAGTGATGCGGTTCGTTGGGTACTTGGAGAACAATCTGTTAAATCATTACGTGGTTCAAATATGTCGGATGTTATTTTTGCAGGATCGCAAGATCGTAAAGCACAAAGTTTAGCTGAAGTAACGTTGGTTTTTGATAATAGTGATAAATTTATGCAAATTGAATATGATGAAGTAGAAATTACTCGTCGTATTTATCGTTTAAATAATGAAGCAGAGTATTTAATTAATCGTCAACCATGTCGATTAAAGGATATTGTGGATTTAATAATGGATACTGGTTTAGGGAAAGATTCTTTATCTATTATCTCACAAGGTAATATTTCGAGTTTTGCTGATTGTAAACCAGATGAAAGAAGAGCTATTTTCGAAGATGCAGCTGGTGTTAGTAAGTACAAAAAACGTAAGTTAGAATCTATTCGTAAATTAGAAAGAACAACAGAAAATCTAGAACGTATTGGTGATATTGTTCATGAATTAGAAAAACAAATTGGACCTTTGGAAAAACAAAAGATAAAAGCAGAAAAATATTTAACGCTGAAAGAAGAACTTACTAGTGTTGAAGTTTCTGTATTAGTGTGTGAGATTCAAAAAATCAAAGAGTTATTAGATGAATTATCTTTAAAAATAAAAGAATTTAATGAACAAAGAACAACTATTGAAGCTGGTTTATTTTTACAAGAAACTAATAATGATGAAATTAAAAAGAAAATGTTTGCTTTAGATTCTGAAATACATGGATTACAAACACAATTAATGGAAGCAATGACAAATGTAAGTAATTTAGAAAGTGCTAAAATTGAAGTGGATCAAAAGAGAAAGTTCTTAATGGAAAATGCGAGTGAAGATGTTTTACATGAAAAAATTGCTCAATTGAAAGATGTATTAAGTGAATCTTTACAAGAATATAACGATCGTTATGAACGTAGTCAAGAAACGCAAAAAGATATTCAAGAATTAATGAAAAAACAAACAACATTAAATGAACAACTAAATGAGGATAAGTCATTTGTTGAAAGTACTGTTGCTATTATTCAAAGAAAAAAATCAAAAAAAGAAATGTTATTAGAAGAACTAGAAAGTCGTTCTAACTTAAATCATGGCGTTCGTACAATCGTTGAATATGCCAAAAGAAACAAAGATATTATCGGTGTTTTAGAAGATTTAGTAATTGCAAATGAAGGTTATGAACAAGCTATTGCAACAAGTTTAGGGAATGCGGTGCAATTTATTGTTACTTCAACGGATATTGCAGCAAGAAGTGCGATTAGCTATTTACATGATAATAAAGCCGGACGTGCTACTTTTTTACCAATGGATGTAATGGAACCTAGATCAGTTCGTCAAGAACATCTATTGGTGTGTACAAATATGAATGGATATTTAGGTATTGCTAGTGATTTTGTTAAAAGTAATAAAAAGATAGGTAATATTATTGAAAATCAATTAGGTAATATTATTGTATGTGATACTTTAGAGAATGCAAATAGTATTTCGAAAGCCTTATTTGGACGTTATAAAATTGTTGCATTAAATGGAGATGTTGTGAATGTTGGTGGTTCTATGACAGGTGGTAGTTATAAAAAATCGAACTCTAACTTTACAAAAAAACGAGAATTAGAAAATCTACAAGATGATTTAGTAATTTATGAAAAGAAATTAGTTGAAAAGCGTAATGAAATTAATGAGTTAGAAAATTCTTTTAAAGAAATTTCTCATGATTTATTACAAAAACAAATTTCTTATGGTCAATTAGAAGTAGTTGTTCAAAGAAAGAAAGAAAAATTAGTTTCTATTAAATCAGAATATGAATCATTAACAGATCAAAAATTAGAATTAGAGAACTTTACTAGTGGTAAAGTAGAAAGTAAGTTAATTCAAGATTTAAATGAAGCTATCAAGTTAAGAGATAACTTAAATGAAGAAATCAAATCAAAAAGATTATTACGAATGAGTTATGTGGAACAAAGTGAAGTTTTAGAACAGGAATTAAAAAATGGTAGAAAACAGTTAAATCAAATACAAGGTGATTTAACAAAAGAAACGATTGACGCAACAAAACAAGAAGTTATATTAGAAAATCATTTGGTTCGTTTAAATAATGAATATCGTATGACTTATGAATTTGCTTATGAATCTTATGTTGCTTTAGAAAATCTAGAAGAAGCAAAAGAGATTGTAATGACGTTGAGACATCAAATGGATGAATTAGGTCATGTTAATTTAGATGCGATTGAAGAATATCAAAATGTTTTTGAACGTTATGAATCTATGAATAATCAAAGGTTGGATTTATTACAGGCTCAAGATAAGATTTTAGAAGCTATTAAAGAGATGGATGAAATTATGGTAGAGAAATTCTCTAGCACTTTTGAAAAAATAAATATTGAATTTAATACGGTATTTAGAAGTTTATTTGGTGGAGGGAAAGCAGAAATTCGTTATAGTGATCCAACTAATATTTTGGAAACAGGAATTGATATTGATGTGCAACCACCAGGTAAAGCAGTTCAAAATATTTCTTTATTCTCTGGTGGAGAAAAAGCTTTAATCGCTATTTCTTGTTTATTTGCTATATTACGTGTACGACCTGTGCCACTATGTATTTTAGATGAGGTGGAGGCAGCACTAGATATTGCAAACGTTGAGAGATTTGCTAAATATTTACGTGAATTCTCTAGTACGACACAATTTATTGTTGTTACTCATCGTGAAGGTATGATGCAAGAATGTGATGTTTTATATGGAGCAACAATGCAGCAAAAAGGCGTTACAAAGTTAGTTAGTGTAAAAATAGATGAAGCTATTGATTTAACAGATGCTTAG
- a CDS encoding response regulator transcription factor translates to MKPRILVVDDEMDIRELIGFYLRKEGFDVLEAGNGEEALDVLDNEYVDLAIVDVMMPVMDGFELVESVKDYKDVPIIMLTAKGESKDKLRGFSVGVDDYVVKPFDPSELLARVKAILKRYSINTSNTITIGEVVFDGDKYEIRYLEQAIHLPLKQFELVFELAKNPEQIFSREQLIEKIWGMDYDGFDRTVDVHVKRVRENIGHLPGFRVVTVRGLGYKIEVL, encoded by the coding sequence ATGAAACCAAGAATATTAGTTGTTGATGATGAAATGGATATTCGTGAATTAATCGGTTTTTATTTAAGAAAAGAAGGTTTTGATGTTTTAGAAGCTGGAAATGGGGAAGAAGCTCTTGATGTCCTAGACAATGAGTATGTTGATCTAGCGATTGTAGATGTAATGATGCCAGTAATGGATGGCTTTGAACTAGTAGAAAGTGTGAAAGATTATAAAGACGTTCCGATTATCATGCTTACAGCAAAAGGGGAAAGTAAAGATAAATTACGTGGTTTTTCAGTGGGAGTGGATGACTATGTAGTAAAGCCATTTGATCCTAGTGAGTTACTAGCAAGAGTGAAAGCTATTTTGAAACGTTATAGCATTAATACTTCGAACACTATTACAATCGGGGAAGTAGTTTTTGATGGTGACAAATATGAAATTCGCTATCTTGAACAAGCTATTCATTTGCCTTTAAAACAATTTGAGTTAGTCTTTGAATTAGCGAAAAATCCTGAACAAATATTTAGTAGAGAGCAATTAATTGAAAAAATATGGGGGATGGATTACGATGGGTTTGATCGTACAGTCGATGTACATGTCAAACGAGTTCGAGAAAATATAGGTCATTTACCAGGATTCCGTGTTGTTACGGTTCGTGGACTTGGCTATAAAATTGAGGTGTTATAA